A genomic window from Bdellovibrio sp. SKB1291214 includes:
- the asnS gene encoding asparagine--tRNA ligase has translation MQTTLVKSLFRETEKFLDKEVQMSGWVRKIRDQKNFGFIELNDGSFFKGVQVVFDEKMSNFDEVAKLSIASSIIVTGKVVKSQGAGQTFEVLASKVEVIQKAAAEYPLQNKRHSFEYLREIAHLRPRGNTFSAVFRVRSVLAYAIHKFFQDQNFVYVNTPIITGSDAEGAGEMFRVTTLKLDNPPKTADGKIDASKDFFGKETNLTVSGQLNGETFCAAFRDIYTFGPTFRAENSNTSRHAAEFWMIEPEIAFADLSANMELAEDMIKYIIRYVMEQCPEEMEFFNQFIEKGLFDKLNNVLNNNFARVTYTEAIEILKKSGKKFEFNVEWGIDMQSEHERFLAEEHFKRPVFVTDYPKEIKAFYMKLNADGKTVRAMDLLAPGIGEIIGGSQREDNLEILESRMKGHGLHLEDYSFYTDLRKYGSFPHAGYGLGFERMLMYVTGMTNIRDVIPFPRTPNNALF, from the coding sequence ATGCAAACAACTCTGGTTAAATCACTTTTTAGAGAAACTGAAAAATTCCTGGATAAAGAAGTCCAAATGTCGGGCTGGGTTCGTAAGATCCGTGACCAAAAGAATTTCGGCTTTATCGAGTTGAATGACGGCTCTTTCTTTAAAGGTGTTCAAGTTGTTTTCGACGAAAAAATGTCAAACTTCGACGAAGTTGCAAAGCTTTCTATCGCAAGCTCGATCATCGTGACGGGTAAAGTCGTTAAGTCGCAAGGTGCGGGGCAGACTTTTGAAGTTTTGGCTTCTAAAGTTGAAGTGATTCAAAAAGCAGCTGCAGAATATCCCCTTCAAAACAAACGCCATAGTTTTGAGTATCTGCGCGAGATCGCTCACTTGCGTCCGCGTGGTAACACGTTCTCTGCAGTATTCCGTGTGCGTTCTGTGCTTGCTTACGCGATTCATAAGTTTTTCCAGGATCAAAACTTCGTGTATGTGAACACGCCCATCATCACAGGCTCTGATGCTGAGGGTGCTGGCGAAATGTTCCGTGTCACCACATTGAAATTGGATAACCCGCCAAAAACAGCCGACGGAAAAATCGATGCTTCCAAAGATTTCTTTGGTAAGGAAACGAACCTGACAGTTTCTGGTCAGTTGAATGGTGAAACATTCTGCGCGGCTTTCCGTGATATCTACACATTCGGTCCTACATTCCGTGCTGAAAATTCAAATACATCTCGTCATGCAGCTGAGTTCTGGATGATCGAGCCAGAGATCGCATTTGCTGATTTGTCAGCGAATATGGAATTGGCTGAAGACATGATTAAGTACATCATCCGCTATGTGATGGAACAATGCCCAGAGGAGATGGAGTTCTTTAACCAATTCATCGAAAAAGGCTTGTTCGATAAATTGAACAACGTTTTGAACAACAACTTTGCTCGCGTGACTTACACAGAAGCTATCGAGATTTTGAAAAAATCTGGTAAGAAATTCGAATTCAACGTTGAATGGGGAATTGACATGCAATCTGAGCATGAAAGATTCCTTGCTGAAGAGCACTTCAAGCGTCCTGTATTCGTGACGGATTATCCGAAGGAAATCAAAGCGTTCTATATGAAATTGAATGCTGATGGTAAGACAGTGCGTGCAATGGACTTGCTTGCTCCGGGTATCGGTGAAATCATCGGTGGGTCACAACGGGAAGACAACCTCGAGATCCTAGAGTCTCGTATGAAAGGCCATGGTCTTCATCTTGAGGATTACTCTTTCTATACAGATCTTCGTAAATACGGCAGCTTCCCGCACGCGGGTTATGGTCTGGGCTTCGAGCGTATGTTGATGTACGTAACAGGCATGACAAACATTCGTGATGTGATCCCGTTTCCACGCACGCCGAACAACGCTCTATTCTAG
- a CDS encoding M28 family peptidase, with protein MKPNSAGSHGGTTTTGAFVNSPNNLISETRQLTFVGPKSGEGYFSPDGRYMIFQSEREPGNPFYQMYVMDLKNGETRRVSPGLGKTTCGWIHPSMKKVMFSSTHADQNSKKKMAEEIENRKKAVKAKYSWSFDETYDIWTSNLEGKNLKRLTKEKGYDAEGAYSPDGKYIVFASNRAGYTEKLSADDQKLFDQDPSYMMDIYIMNSDGSGVKRLTESKGYDGGPFFSADGTKITWRRFNATGTMAEIYTMNRDGSDQKAVTQMKAMSWAPFFHPSGDYIVFGSSVLGFTNFELFIVDAAGKSDPVRVTFADDFDGLPVFTPDGKNLSWTHRNQKGDSQIVMAKWDDAQARRMLKLPPVDPVKALLTADFNVPDLKAWIGYLTQNEFAGRSTGGAQEKVYSEKIAELFKAWGLKPAGSNGTYFQTFEFTSGVSLGDKNLLELISKDKKNYKVSEDYQPLSFSKTGPVSGAPIVFAGYGIKAPASDKEAAYDSYKGLDVKNKWVLVLTDLPANMPSTRRQYLNLYSRMQHKVTVAKNEGAIGLIAVHGPLSDLNDQFGKIKFEGSLSESSIAVIQLSTKAANELLQRAGKDLKSEQAALDKGEFQPGFAIPSVYLKGNIDLQFQKSQGTNVLAELSMKSAKTSLLVGAHGDHLGLGVAGSSLAKNDEAGLAHNGADDNASGVAGVMELAHYYANLQKTSPRVLKKNLMFAVWSGEELGNLGSTHFTKTLQGKKIEAYLNMDMVGRLRDRLFVQGLGSGDTWTGIAEKVEAKTKLPLVTQEDPYLPTDSLALYIAGIPTAHFFTGAHSEYHTPRDTMELINFEGEVRVLEVVKGFADQIAMTSTAAVNYVKVASSQNNMEGRSFRVYVGTIPDYTQEGTKGVLLSGVSKDSPAEKAGLQEKDVLIEFDSTKIDNIYDYVYALQAVKPNKETTLKVLRAGKVLELKVTPKLKE; from the coding sequence TTGAAACCAAATTCCGCGGGATCTCATGGTGGTACAACGACCACGGGAGCCTTCGTAAACTCCCCAAATAATCTAATTAGTGAGACTCGCCAACTGACTTTTGTGGGTCCCAAATCGGGAGAGGGCTATTTCAGTCCAGATGGTCGTTACATGATTTTTCAAAGTGAGCGCGAGCCGGGAAATCCGTTTTATCAAATGTACGTCATGGACCTAAAAAACGGAGAGACTCGTCGCGTGTCGCCGGGGCTTGGCAAGACGACTTGTGGATGGATTCATCCTTCGATGAAAAAAGTGATGTTCTCCTCCACACACGCAGATCAAAACAGCAAAAAGAAAATGGCCGAGGAAATTGAAAATCGTAAAAAGGCGGTTAAAGCTAAGTACTCTTGGAGCTTTGATGAAACCTATGACATCTGGACCTCGAATCTAGAGGGGAAGAACTTAAAGCGTCTCACGAAGGAAAAAGGCTATGATGCGGAAGGCGCTTATTCTCCGGATGGAAAATATATAGTGTTTGCTTCGAATCGGGCAGGTTACACGGAAAAACTGTCTGCTGACGATCAAAAGTTATTTGATCAAGATCCTTCCTATATGATGGATATCTACATCATGAATTCAGATGGATCGGGTGTAAAACGTCTGACTGAATCTAAAGGTTACGACGGCGGACCATTCTTTAGTGCTGATGGCACAAAGATCACGTGGCGCCGATTTAATGCAACTGGAACCATGGCTGAAATCTATACAATGAATAGGGATGGTTCAGATCAAAAGGCCGTCACGCAGATGAAGGCTATGTCATGGGCGCCTTTCTTTCATCCATCAGGTGATTACATTGTGTTTGGTTCCAGTGTTCTAGGATTCACGAACTTTGAACTCTTCATCGTCGATGCGGCTGGTAAATCAGATCCGGTGCGAGTCACATTCGCTGACGATTTCGACGGGCTTCCCGTATTCACTCCCGACGGTAAAAATCTGTCCTGGACCCACAGAAATCAAAAAGGCGATTCACAGATTGTGATGGCAAAGTGGGATGATGCCCAAGCCCGACGCATGTTGAAGCTTCCGCCCGTGGACCCGGTAAAGGCGTTGCTTACCGCAGATTTTAACGTCCCTGATTTAAAAGCTTGGATTGGCTATTTAACACAGAATGAGTTCGCGGGGCGCAGTACGGGGGGCGCTCAAGAAAAAGTGTACTCTGAAAAAATCGCGGAGCTTTTTAAAGCTTGGGGATTAAAACCCGCCGGATCAAATGGCACTTATTTTCAAACCTTCGAATTTACTTCAGGTGTGAGTCTAGGAGATAAGAACTTACTTGAACTCATTTCTAAAGACAAAAAGAACTACAAGGTTTCTGAGGATTACCAGCCACTTTCATTCTCTAAAACAGGACCTGTAAGTGGGGCGCCCATTGTCTTTGCCGGTTATGGAATTAAGGCGCCGGCCTCTGACAAAGAGGCTGCCTACGATTCCTATAAAGGCCTTGATGTGAAAAACAAATGGGTTCTGGTCCTGACAGATTTGCCAGCGAATATGCCGTCGACTCGTCGTCAGTATTTGAACCTTTATTCCAGAATGCAACACAAGGTCACGGTCGCAAAAAATGAAGGAGCAATCGGTTTAATTGCGGTCCACGGACCATTGAGTGACTTAAACGATCAGTTTGGAAAGATCAAATTCGAAGGCTCCTTGTCAGAGTCTAGTATCGCGGTCATTCAGCTTTCAACCAAAGCGGCCAATGAGCTTTTGCAACGGGCTGGAAAAGATCTCAAGTCTGAACAAGCAGCCCTAGATAAAGGCGAGTTTCAGCCTGGATTTGCCATTCCTTCTGTTTACCTAAAAGGAAATATTGATCTGCAATTTCAAAAATCCCAGGGCACGAATGTCCTCGCCGAGCTTTCAATGAAATCGGCAAAGACGTCGCTGCTTGTGGGGGCCCATGGTGATCATTTGGGGTTAGGTGTGGCCGGAAGTTCTTTGGCTAAAAACGATGAGGCAGGACTTGCTCACAACGGTGCGGATGACAATGCCTCAGGGGTCGCCGGTGTGATGGAACTTGCTCATTACTATGCAAACCTGCAAAAGACATCACCGCGAGTATTAAAGAAGAACTTGATGTTTGCAGTATGGTCCGGTGAAGAGCTTGGTAATTTAGGTTCAACTCATTTTACAAAAACTCTGCAGGGTAAAAAGATTGAAGCTTATTTAAATATGGACATGGTGGGGCGGTTGCGTGATCGCTTATTTGTGCAAGGTCTAGGTTCCGGCGATACATGGACGGGGATAGCAGAAAAGGTCGAAGCGAAAACAAAGCTCCCTTTGGTGACTCAAGAGGACCCCTATTTGCCAACAGACTCTTTAGCTCTGTATATTGCAGGTATTCCGACTGCGCACTTTTTTACCGGGGCGCATTCGGAATATCACACCCCCCGTGACACGATGGAGTTAATCAACTTTGAAGGTGAGGTTCGTGTCCTAGAAGTCGTGAAGGGTTTCGCCGACCAAATCGCTATGACATCAACTGCGGCCGTTAATTATGTAAAGGTCGCAAGTTCTCAAAACAACATGGAAGGCCGAAGTTTCCGGGTGTACGTGGGAACCATCCCTGATTACACTCAAGAAGGAACCAAAGGTGTTTTGCTTTCAGGGGTCTCAAAAGACAGTCCAGCTGAAAAAGCAGGACTTCAAGAAAAAGACGTACTGATTGAATTTGATAGTACAAAAATCGATAACATCTATGATTACGTGTATGCGCTTCAAGCCGTTAAACCGAATAAAGAAACGACATTGAAAGTTCTTCGTGCCGGTAAAGTCTTGGAATTGAAAGTGACGCCAAAGTTGAAAGAATAA
- a CDS encoding class I SAM-dependent RNA methyltransferase: MIFPEPQTLIPCPYENTCNGCQLLDKTYGEQVQLKTGELRGLLHDYGLTLPPQIEFLSAGAAYLRDRLDFSLQDGKLGLYGKGSHEIVDIEICAQLSPELQAWYKEFRKIKWPFTKGSIRLRVGPEGQRGVWLDFANVDIKTLLDEQSILKKLQEQAFVEIGQRRKVPVWNGEEFKLKDPELNVWFTTWMNKIPVNLYCHVASFTQPSLKANVFIADKISTWVNQHPNARLIEFGSGIGNLTLPALATAKSVLACEIDALSLEGLEQTVLMLPSELKKHREKLTIYRGDFQKKILQDFSQFDGVLANPPRSGLMGFLNPLEELTPSQRPPFFIYMSCFPESMAKDMQRLQSFGYEISELAILDQFPQSVHYEVLGLLQRK; this comes from the coding sequence ATGATTTTTCCTGAGCCACAAACACTCATCCCATGCCCTTACGAAAACACCTGCAATGGTTGCCAGTTGCTGGATAAAACCTATGGTGAACAGGTTCAATTAAAGACCGGTGAGCTGCGTGGGCTGCTGCACGATTATGGTTTAACTCTTCCTCCTCAAATTGAATTCCTAAGCGCGGGGGCTGCTTACTTACGCGATCGTCTGGATTTCAGCCTGCAAGATGGAAAACTGGGTCTTTATGGCAAAGGCTCGCATGAAATCGTTGATATTGAGATCTGCGCTCAACTTTCACCGGAACTTCAAGCTTGGTATAAAGAGTTTAGAAAAATCAAATGGCCTTTTACGAAAGGTTCGATCCGTCTGCGTGTCGGCCCCGAGGGACAACGCGGAGTGTGGCTTGATTTTGCCAATGTCGATATCAAAACCCTCCTAGATGAACAAAGCATTCTTAAAAAACTTCAAGAACAAGCTTTTGTTGAAATCGGTCAGCGCCGCAAAGTTCCAGTTTGGAATGGCGAAGAATTCAAACTCAAAGATCCAGAACTGAACGTCTGGTTCACGACGTGGATGAATAAGATCCCGGTAAATCTTTACTGTCATGTGGCGAGCTTTACCCAACCTAGTTTAAAGGCAAATGTATTCATCGCAGATAAAATTTCAACCTGGGTGAATCAGCATCCTAACGCTCGCCTGATTGAATTCGGTTCTGGCATCGGAAATTTAACATTACCAGCACTTGCCACGGCGAAGTCAGTTCTTGCCTGTGAAATCGATGCGCTGTCGCTGGAAGGCCTTGAACAAACAGTTCTTATGTTACCTTCGGAATTAAAAAAGCATCGCGAAAAATTAACTATTTACAGAGGCGATTTTCAGAAAAAGATCCTACAAGATTTTTCGCAATTTGATGGGGTGCTTGCGAATCCACCTCGCTCGGGGCTTATGGGTTTCTTAAACCCGTTGGAAGAGTTAACCCCCTCACAAAGACCGCCATTTTTTATTTATATGTCCTGCTTTCCAGAATCGATGGCAAAAGATATGCAGCGCTTGCAGTCTTTTGGATACGAGATCAGCGAGCTTGCGATCTTAGATCAGTTCCCACAATCGGTGCATTACGAAGTTTTAGGTTTACTTCAAAGAAAATAG
- a CDS encoding TMEM175 family protein produces MKKGRLEAFSDGVLAIIITIMVLELKVPHGDHLEDLLPLWPVLFSYILSFIYVGIYWNNHHHLIHSIEEVDGRSMWANLHLLFWLSLIPVTTAWMGENHFGAWPVFMYGLVLLASAVAYYLLVQALTCGGQKNQHLRQALGKDLKGKISPVLYITGMGLAFVNVWVACAMYVIVAAIWVIPDTRIEKQPAH; encoded by the coding sequence ATGAAAAAAGGCCGTTTAGAAGCATTTAGCGACGGGGTTTTAGCTATCATTATCACCATCATGGTCTTGGAACTTAAAGTTCCCCATGGGGATCATCTGGAAGACCTGTTGCCGCTGTGGCCGGTGCTTTTCTCCTATATCCTCAGCTTTATTTATGTGGGGATTTACTGGAACAATCATCACCATCTTATTCATTCTATTGAGGAAGTGGACGGCAGATCGATGTGGGCAAACCTGCATCTGCTGTTTTGGTTGTCCTTAATTCCCGTCACAACGGCGTGGATGGGTGAAAACCACTTTGGTGCTTGGCCGGTCTTCATGTACGGCTTGGTTTTATTAGCCTCGGCCGTGGCATATTATCTTTTGGTTCAGGCCCTGACCTGTGGAGGTCAGAAAAACCAACATTTGCGACAAGCCCTTGGCAAAGATCTGAAAGGCAAGATCTCCCCGGTGCTATACATCACGGGAATGGGTCTGGCTTTCGTGAATGTGTGGGTGGCATGTGCGATGTACGTGATCGTGGCCGCTATCTGGGTCATCCCCGATACACGTATTGAAAAACAACCCGCGCATTAA
- the ttcA gene encoding tRNA 2-thiocytidine(32) synthetase TtcA: MSQINFEHPLAIKIRKQIVQALNDFNMIEDGDKVMVCVSGGKDSSVLLALLTEIQRRSERHFEIEAAILDQKQPGFDATNFKVWIESLGVKLHVIEKDTYSIVKEKSKGATFCSLCSRLRRGILYDYAHNLGFTKMALGHHRDDVVHTTLLNMFYAGQTAAMPPKLRSDDGRNILLRPLAYVSERDIEALAADWNFPIIPCNLCGSQDGLKRQRVKKLVRDLEKEIPNIYSTIQNALGNVKPSQMLDQALWDFKGLKPSPCEPQDAQKSSEPIA; this comes from the coding sequence ATGTCACAAATCAACTTTGAGCACCCACTCGCCATTAAAATCCGCAAACAAATCGTTCAAGCACTGAATGATTTTAACATGATCGAAGATGGCGACAAGGTGATGGTTTGTGTGTCTGGGGGCAAGGATTCAAGCGTTTTGCTGGCGCTTTTAACCGAAATTCAAAGACGTTCCGAGCGTCACTTTGAAATCGAAGCGGCGATTTTGGATCAAAAGCAACCGGGTTTCGACGCCACGAATTTCAAAGTCTGGATTGAGTCCTTAGGTGTAAAGCTTCATGTGATCGAAAAAGACACTTATTCCATTGTTAAAGAAAAATCAAAAGGAGCAACCTTCTGCTCGTTATGCTCTCGACTCCGTCGTGGAATTCTTTACGATTATGCCCACAACCTTGGTTTCACGAAAATGGCTTTGGGCCATCACCGCGATGACGTTGTTCATACGACTTTGTTAAACATGTTCTATGCGGGCCAAACGGCGGCGATGCCACCCAAACTTCGTTCAGATGATGGGCGTAATATTTTACTTCGTCCGCTGGCCTATGTTTCGGAACGTGATATCGAAGCGCTTGCCGCTGATTGGAATTTTCCAATCATTCCATGCAATCTTTGTGGATCTCAAGATGGTTTAAAGCGCCAGCGTGTAAAAAAATTGGTGCGAGATTTAGAAAAAGAAATTCCAAATATCTATTCGACCATTCAAAATGCGTTAGGAAACGTAAAGCCCAGCCAAATGCTTGACCAGGCTTTATGGGATTTCAAAGGCCTTAAGCCATCCCCTTGCGAACCGCAGGACGCTCAGAAATCTTCCGAGCCCATTGCTTAA
- a CDS encoding glutathione S-transferase family protein — protein MIDFYTAHTPNGRKVWIMLEELGIPYTLHEINLQKNEQKTPEFLAMNPNGRIPVIVDNTPVGPVTVFESAAILYYLASKYEGRFFGYGLDERTHVMEWMMFQMSAVGPNFGNLNYGHNYMNPKVPAFIERFEKESLRIVGVLEIQLGKNDYLAGGNYTVADMCNYPWVAAMLERQPQLFVDAPKVKQWARKISERPAVRKGMA, from the coding sequence ATGATTGATTTTTATACAGCTCACACACCGAATGGCCGCAAGGTTTGGATCATGCTTGAGGAACTTGGCATTCCCTACACTTTGCATGAAATCAATCTTCAAAAGAATGAGCAAAAAACGCCGGAGTTTTTGGCGATGAATCCGAACGGCCGTATTCCAGTGATTGTTGATAATACGCCGGTGGGGCCGGTCACGGTGTTTGAGAGTGCGGCGATTCTTTATTATCTGGCTTCAAAGTATGAGGGTCGTTTCTTTGGCTATGGTTTGGATGAGCGCACCCATGTGATGGAATGGATGATGTTCCAAATGTCTGCTGTGGGACCAAATTTTGGAAATTTAAATTACGGGCACAATTATATGAATCCGAAAGTGCCTGCGTTTATCGAACGCTTTGAAAAGGAAAGCCTCCGCATCGTGGGAGTCTTGGAAATTCAATTGGGGAAAAATGACTATCTTGCTGGGGGCAATTATACCGTCGCAGATATGTGTAATTACCCATGGGTAGCTGCAATGCTTGAAAGACAACCCCAACTATTTGTCGATGCCCCGAAGGTTAAGCAATGGGCTCGGAAGATTTCTGAGCGTCCTGCGGTTCGCAAGGGGATGGCTTAA
- a CDS encoding L,D-transpeptidase family protein → MKTISMLMASIVISTGSLAFALTGSYCDDITRLDQLPHLNSVQFKNFFIDGTKIDRIIISKDRKKLYALRDDVVLKSYDVAFGNPFGAKQFEGDRKTPEGVYKIDGKNKESLFYRGLHIDYPNKADRAYAKSQGRSPGGDIMIHGFPNDPTQNALVTAVHPFYNWTSGCVAVTNPEIEQLFMMTNKGVTVEICKMSTPPQAPQPPEPPQAPEPPNQPEQ, encoded by the coding sequence ATGAAAACAATTTCTATGCTTATGGCTTCAATTGTGATTTCGACGGGAAGTTTAGCTTTTGCTCTAACTGGATCTTACTGTGATGACATCACTCGCTTGGATCAGCTTCCTCATTTAAACTCTGTGCAGTTCAAAAATTTCTTTATCGACGGCACCAAGATTGATCGCATCATCATCTCTAAGGATCGTAAGAAACTTTATGCCCTTCGCGACGATGTGGTTTTAAAATCTTATGACGTCGCCTTTGGAAACCCCTTCGGTGCTAAGCAATTTGAGGGAGATCGTAAAACTCCAGAGGGAGTTTATAAAATCGATGGTAAAAACAAGGAAAGTTTGTTTTATCGGGGACTGCACATCGACTATCCAAATAAAGCGGACCGTGCTTATGCAAAGTCACAAGGTCGTTCTCCGGGTGGCGATATCATGATCCATGGTTTCCCCAATGATCCGACTCAAAATGCATTAGTGACGGCGGTTCATCCATTTTACAATTGGACCTCGGGATGTGTGGCCGTCACCAATCCTGAAATCGAACAACTCTTTATGATGACGAACAAGGGCGTGACAGTCGAAATCTGCAAAATGTCGACGCCACCGCAAGCTCCCCAGCCTCCTGAGCCGCCTCAAGCCCCCGAACCACCGAATCAGCCGGAACAGTAA
- a CDS encoding 2'-5' RNA ligase family protein — MRAIQWVFIMLMLSSCVTAPSQTQLPEIKYTDEVYSPAAFIPHEGKEPFKNYLAMNLTYSGYQPILLQLEGILKSPLKNRGEAHITVITPVEFDKILSKHLKMKDIHEIAEKANLQKSPYHPLCVGRGTVKLNGKEESTYFVVVESEALFKIRKEIEALYVRKGGKSGEFNPELFFPHVTLGYTERDLHYEDGVKKDAASCIYKLEPGPRSK; from the coding sequence GTGCGCGCAATTCAATGGGTTTTCATTATGCTTATGCTAAGCTCCTGTGTAACCGCTCCGTCTCAGACTCAATTGCCAGAAATCAAATATACCGACGAAGTTTACTCTCCAGCCGCATTCATTCCTCACGAAGGTAAAGAGCCTTTCAAAAATTACCTAGCAATGAATTTGACCTACTCGGGATATCAACCGATTTTACTGCAACTTGAAGGCATCCTGAAATCACCCCTTAAAAACCGCGGCGAAGCCCATATCACGGTGATCACACCTGTCGAGTTTGATAAGATCTTGAGCAAACACCTAAAAATGAAAGACATCCACGAAATCGCTGAAAAAGCGAATCTACAAAAAAGCCCCTACCATCCGCTTTGTGTCGGCCGTGGCACTGTCAAACTGAATGGAAAAGAGGAAAGCACATATTTTGTGGTAGTTGAATCAGAGGCGCTTTTTAAGATTCGTAAAGAAATCGAAGCCCTTTACGTCAGGAAGGGTGGGAAATCTGGTGAATTTAACCCAGAATTGTTTTTCCCGCACGTGACTCTAGGGTATACTGAGCGCGACTTACACTATGAAGATGGCGTTAAAAAAGATGCCGCCAGCTGCATATACAAACTGGAGCCCGGCCCTCGTTCTAAATGA
- a CDS encoding RDD family protein, which translates to MPLRGPSQDLFKRSKQELSFSVGTGFQGGPSRKRKGYRLALWSLMASFIDALILLAISCAFLVLFSLLMKTPANAVIKIFFRSESNIMLLAQLYAVSAWVYLIATRVLTGSSIGEWACNIRLGQPHERMETRYVWRVLKRSTLIVATGVVVLPALSLILGGDLTGKLCGLRLFSLK; encoded by the coding sequence GTGCCTTTAAGGGGTCCCTCTCAGGATCTTTTTAAGCGCAGCAAACAGGAGCTTAGTTTTTCTGTTGGTACCGGTTTTCAGGGTGGACCCTCGCGCAAACGCAAAGGTTATCGTCTGGCGTTGTGGTCGTTGATGGCCTCATTTATCGATGCATTGATCTTACTTGCCATCAGCTGTGCTTTTTTAGTTCTGTTTTCATTGTTGATGAAGACACCAGCAAACGCTGTTATTAAAATATTCTTTCGTTCTGAATCGAACATTATGTTACTTGCGCAATTGTACGCCGTGAGCGCGTGGGTTTATCTGATAGCAACACGGGTCCTAACTGGTTCTAGCATCGGTGAATGGGCTTGTAATATTCGTTTAGGACAACCCCATGAGCGCATGGAGACTCGTTATGTGTGGCGTGTTTTAAAGCGTTCTACGCTTATTGTTGCAACCGGAGTTGTTGTTCTGCCAGCGTTGTCTTTGATATTAGGTGGCGACCTTACGGGCAAGCTTTGCGGGCTCCGCCTATTTTCTTTGAAGTAA
- a CDS encoding mechanosensitive ion channel family protein: protein MAEKFIKIQVLYDILQLEGYILIGSLLAIAWLFYKFFLKEVSDERHKSIRNHFRLLLRHFVILSFLFVLFIFMQSSEAQLGSLNRFTPYVAVMTFIWANIVFVKTARLMVLQYLFLGSMKHGVPLLLVNIFSLIMSIALLFWGINRIFGLELGPLLATSAAASVILGLALQDTLGNLFAGISLQLDRNFEIGDWLEITSGIQKATGQVKEISWRSTTLIGFSDEVITFSNRFMANAQISNFSPPDNPILRRQIFRLAYGSNIEHAKQILEKIVAGIGEVRGIPAPWAYVSDTNENWVELKIIYFIDHYSAQYSIGDKVYTRGIAELTSAGIKLARQVVEVSTKNSPDVTNQL from the coding sequence ATGGCAGAGAAGTTTATCAAAATTCAGGTTCTATACGACATTCTCCAATTAGAAGGTTACATCCTGATCGGAAGTCTTCTTGCCATCGCCTGGTTGTTTTACAAATTTTTTCTAAAAGAAGTCAGCGACGAGCGCCATAAAAGTATTCGCAATCATTTCAGACTCTTGCTGCGTCACTTTGTTATTCTAAGTTTTCTTTTTGTTTTATTTATTTTCATGCAAAGTTCTGAAGCACAACTCGGCTCTTTGAATCGCTTCACGCCCTATGTCGCTGTGATGACTTTTATCTGGGCGAATATCGTATTTGTGAAAACAGCTCGCCTCATGGTACTCCAGTACCTTTTCCTAGGATCTATGAAGCATGGGGTTCCCCTGCTTTTGGTTAATATTTTTTCATTGATCATGTCGATCGCTCTTTTATTCTGGGGTATCAATCGCATTTTTGGATTGGAGCTCGGACCACTGCTTGCGACATCGGCCGCAGCATCCGTCATTCTCGGTTTGGCTCTGCAAGATACTCTGGGAAATCTTTTTGCCGGAATTTCTTTGCAGCTGGATCGCAATTTTGAAATTGGCGACTGGCTAGAGATCACAAGTGGCATTCAAAAAGCCACTGGGCAAGTGAAAGAAATTTCGTGGAGATCGACAACACTGATTGGTTTTTCTGATGAAGTCATCACTTTCTCGAATCGCTTTATGGCAAATGCACAAATCTCGAACTTCTCCCCGCCGGACAACCCGATTTTACGTCGTCAAATCTTCCGTCTGGCTTATGGCTCAAATATCGAGCACGCCAAGCAAATCTTAGAGAAAATTGTCGCGGGTATTGGCGAAGTTCGCGGCATCCCGGCACCCTGGGCCTATGTGTCTGATACCAACGAAAACTGGGTCGAACTGAAAATAATTTACTTTATTGACCATTACAGCGCCCAATACAGCATTGGAGACAAAGTTTATACCCGCGGTATCGCGGAACTGACATCGGCAGGCATTAAATTAGCTCGACAAGTCGTTGAAGTTTCGACTAAAAATAGCCCCGATGTCACAAATCAACTTTGA